The Rhinatrema bivittatum chromosome 10, aRhiBiv1.1, whole genome shotgun sequence DNA segment atgctgataaataaagaattaaaaaaaaaaaaaaaagcaaacagtgttgggaattattagaaagggaatggtgaataaaacggaaaatgtcataatgcctctgtattgctccatggtgagaccgcaccttgaatactgtgtacaattctggtcgccgcatctcaaaaaagatatagttgcgatggggaaggtacagagaagggcaaccaaaatgataaagggaatggaacagctcccctatgaagaaagactaaagaggttaggacttttcagcttggagaagagacggctgagggggggatatgatagaggtgtttaaaatcatgagaggtctagaacgggtagatgtgaatcggttttttactctttcggaaaatagactagggggcactccatgaagttagcatgaggcacatttaaaactaattggagaaagttctttttctctcaacacacaattaaactctggaattttttgccagaggatgtggttagtgcagttagtatagcagtgtttaaaaaaggattggataagttcttggaggagaagtccattacctgctattaattaagttgacttagaaaatagccactgctattactagcaacggtaacatggaatagacttagtgtttgggtacttgccaggttcttgtggcctggtttggcctctgctggaaacagattgctgggcttgatggacccttggtctgacccagtatgcatgttcttatgttcttatcattttgatcatccttctctgtagcttttctagttccgctatatctttttttgagaagcAGTAACCTGCATTGCACACAGAGCGATTCAGAGGTAtcataatattctctgttttattctccattccctttctaataattcctaatattctgtttccttttttgacctcTGGttcacactgagctgaggattcaCGTACACTCTGTTTTCCCAAGTGATACCATGTAATAGTAATGCTATTTTTCCTTTTGATAATCTTCTGACAATGACCCAAACACTCTTGCTGTCTTGTGGCATGTACTGGaatgtaatattttaaatatctCATTTGTAAATAGCAAACAACTGAGTCCTGGGGATACCAAATAACTCAGCTAGATGTTGCTGCACCTTCTAAGGTTGTGTCCCACCGAGACTTTGGCTGCTGGTGTACGTGTAAAAACCTGCATTGCAGAGCTTGTTCGGTAGGAGAACATTTCGTCCTTTAAGCTTTTTGAGAATGGGGTGGAAATTCCAGCATGGCTAACACTTCTACGTTGCATTGCAGAAGCCCCATTTGTTCATCCAGGAAGTGGTCCATGAGGTTTTAATTACAAAAgacttttagttttatttaggTATCATTTCCGTCCTCAGCCTCTTGCCAGTTTCCTCTTGTGTTAACTTAGGGCCACCAGCGTGTTAGATCAGTTATGTCAGTAAACTAGTACAGCTGGATAGTGGGGAGTGCAGCACATCAGCaagaaggaaaaggaggtggGAACTTATGTTTCTCCCTGACAAACTTGTGCTTATCCTTTGCAATTAGTAATTTTTATTCCATCAAGCAGGGAAATTCAGATATAtgtgtatatctatatatatcagTGAAGAGGAGGGTGGAAACTTTTGGCTTGCTGTTGCTATAGGAGAGCCACGTAGAAAGGAGTAGGTGGGCTTCAAAGTGGCAGACGGAGGGAGGGTGACAGAGCGCTCACATGCTGCAGACACTTTGCAGCAGAAAGCACTTCTCTTGGCCTAGCTGGGTTATTGACCTGCTGCAGGGACGTTAGACCTCTCCCCTCCCGTCATGCAGGAGAATGCGCGTTATGTTTGGGATAAGGTAGGCTGGGTGGAGGAAGGCAATTCCAGTCCCACCACCTGCTCCTCCGTGCCTGCTTCTCCTTCATTCCCAGCCAGCAGGAGAAAAGCAAGCCATGGTGCCCACCTCTTCTTCTTCATCGTTTTCCTTCTGCTGCTCTTGGCCCTATTGGGCGTGGGACTTGCAGGCTTTAAACTTCTACAGCTGCAGAAGAACCTGTCTCAGGTGCAAGAGGTAAGCTTTTCACTTTCTTTTCAGTACATTTGCCATTAAGTGATTATATTAAACACCAGTGTAAGGGTCCATGAAAAAAGCACGCGCACGTGCTGCTAGACTGACCGCCCTGCTCCGGGCACGCGCCGTGTGTCTCAGCTGCAGGTCACAGGCACGCGTACTTTTTTTGGCAGTGGATAGAGGCGCACGTGCTGTTACACTGCCTGCTTACTTTCACTCACACAGTGGTCGGACAATTTTCCAAAGTTTATCGTAAATGTGTAAACCCTTTCTCTCCCTTGGGGAAAATTGCTGAAAAATTGTCTTTGCGTCTCATGACAAAATCATTTTGATTCTTTCTTCTTCAAGTGAAGTTATTAAGGTACAATTTTGGCTGGGATACTGAGAGGGCACCCAATGGAAACATAATCAGCTGCGAAGTCTCCCAAAAACAGCGAAACAGATATAGTTTTTGGGAGTGTAACGTACACAGACAGCGCAAGTTACTGATGGAGACAAATGGCTGTTGGATTTCTTTTGGCAGGTTACCAGTGATGGAGATTTAATCCCAGCCTTGGAGGAACAGATGGGTGAGCAGATTCTTCTATTCCTAATGCACAGAAACCTGGAGAAGACACGCGTTGAATTTTCATTATTAACCGAGAGAATCTTGACTTCTCGTTTTCTCCTTTTGTTATTCCTCTTTTGTTCCTTTTCCTCATCTCTCTTTCAttgctgtttctttctcttcatTTTTCTGTTTCCCTGTCATTATTCCCAGGTCACTTTGTGCCCACTCTGCCCTGGCTATGGGCTTCAGCACTGCCACTCGGGGCCGGTGCTAGGATTTTCTGCTGCCCTATGTGGCCCCCTCCCCCGGTTCTTCACTGCTTAAGGAtcctgcacaaaaataaaatgcagactatttgttaaaatgcaataattaacttttttttttttttgtattgcataGTGAATGAGCATTCAAAGATGCAGGATCTGCACAGGCGCACATCTGTCTGAGCCCCTCACAGCTCTCCCCCCTATCATTCTCAGCTCTTACCTGATGGGGTGGGAACTTGGGAAACAGGCAGAAGGAATAAGCAGGCAGAcgctggctgtttccttttgtgcaatttcaagtgcattttaaaagcccgtGCACGTAACAAGAAATGGGGTTATGCACGCGGCTCGGCCCTAAACGTGCAGcgcacattttacaaagggcccagccacgcgagTTACCCCCGTTACATGCTGAAGTGTCAGGCCGGGGTGTGTAGTCAGgccggggtggggggtgggccgggacagtgccattcgaCGCTGTCCCGGCCGGCGAGCGGAAGTTacctctgctccagaggagcgACAAACGGTAAAGTGAAAAATGTGAggttagggggcggggaggagaggggaaggaagagtagggttaggaaagctccctcccagtTCGCCCGATTGTGTCGCCGTGTGAGGATTATAAAATCTCCCCCCCTGCGCGCACAAGTCGTGGGCTTGTTTTTAAAATCCGTCGTGCGGATCACAGCCTGTCATGCATACAGTTTACCCCAaaagacaaatctgccatatcaaaacaacactagcTGCCataactcaaacagcaacaaccctattcaggaaagagcagcactgcaaatattaacgAAACACAAACATATTATACTAAATACGGGAGCAATGCACCCAGAGCCTACAGTTAAAAAATGAGTCGGCAGCCATTGTCTATTACAGCAATGTCTATAAAACAAGAAGGGAGAACGTCTTACGCAGCTCTaaatagagcgaaactcggcctgcgTCGGACTTTTTATTATAATAAACTCCTTGGTGTTTACCCATCTTCTTCTTCGTTTGGTtgctacttgcaatattggatgGGTTTCCGGTTTCTTTCTTTGGTGCTAGGTATGGAAATAATCTTTTAAACATAGAGCCCACtgcctttttttcctttatccccTTTTTGTGTTTCTCCCtgtcctcttctctctctttgctATTCTTTCCCCTTTCTGTCCAATTGCCATGCTCTCTGACTTTGATCTTGCCCTGCAcccccctcttcctcttccctttcctccttgGGCATTTAACACTAATCCTCTCCCTGTTAGGTGCCCTGGCAAGCAGTCTCTTCTATTAATGCAGGCGCGAGGACTCAGACTCACTAGAGATCATTCAGCAGAGTGTCTGGCCCTGGAGGACAGCATCCCCACATAGACAGAGTGACTGGGCTGGATGGGAACTGGGATCGTTAATCTGGCACTGTCCTCACTTGAGGATGGCACACAGCCTTGTACAtattgagggtaatttttaaagggacgTTTGTGGATGACATAATGCTTTATCCACACAAATGGCCCAACTGATACGAGTGTAAAactacacgcacacatgcactaTATGTACATAGAGCAGAGTCATCCCAGGGTGGttgggacttatgtgcataccttttgatttaataaaaatacacacacagattctTCTGGCAAGACTAGCTGCACAAAGAGCAGGTGGTATCCTGGGCATTTGTAAAGCAGGCTAATGCATAATGTGACATGAAATGATTCAGAGGGTAAGAAAAATGAAACTAGGGTTCCTATTTACGCTTCCCCTTCTTATAAATCTGTGATCAGTTCTGCAGCAGAACTCATGATGTGAATCGTTCTCCTATGGCCTTTGGAACTGGACTAAGACCAGCAACTCATTTCACaaagactctctctctttcaaagaTCCTGGGCTGGATTTGAACTGGTTTTCTAGAGGCGAAAGACTGTATAATGCTGTGACACTTCATGTGAGACATCCAGTCCCCATCCTCGTTATAATGAGGTCTATATTCGGACAcggttagccagctaactttggaggcatattcaatacgAGCGATCAGGTTTCTCCCGTTTTGTTCAGTCTTCACTGGTTGCCTGTAGAGTCACATGTATCTTCTAAAATCGCTATGCTTGTGCTCCTTTCCTTGTGCAAATTGTTGAGGATTTACAATCCATCGTGGGCCTTGGCCTGCTTGATGTTCCTTCGGTTTGGCGAGCGCGTTTACGTGAGACGTGTGAAACGGCGTTTTTGGTGGCAGCACCTATTATGTGGAACCTCCTACCACAGGAATTGTGGTTTACAAATTGTACAAAAACCTCCAAAGTTGCACTGAAAACCCATCTTTTCAGACTGGTTTATAACAGATATACTGAGAAGTTCCCACTttgaatttaatttattttagatCTCGAGTGGTAGGCACTCTATTTTGGTTGTTTCTCATGTTGTGCACCTTTTATATTGTGTATGTAACTTTGTAAGCCGCCTAGAGCCATTGCAATTGGTAGGATAtaagtagaaataaataaatagtgcagcTGCATTAGTAAATATAgcaggctatcttaaagttagccaactaactATATATATGCTTTTGTATATGGACCTTAATATTAGTGCTGTTTTCTGTATTGCATGGTTAATATATTGTCAGAACATtttcaggtaagttttaaaaggaCCACACGTGTGCCCAGTGCATATTTCTACAGACTTTACATGTgtatcttggggggaggggagagagggagagcatgcctctgtatagagtcagtctctctctctctctctctctctctctctctctctagatatagatatagatatagatatatatatatatatatatatatatatatatatatatatacacacatatacacacacacacaccaatctagaggggcactttgaatcagggtgggttttcaggaggtgggttggggttaggggggctgttacagacacattcagaggtattcatgtGAAATTGCCATCAGTAAAGAATCAGTCTTTATAAGTGAtaaaaagtctaacaagaggagttgatttgtacactacaGAGCtggctgcattgtacaaatcaactccttttcatcacttataaggccTATAATGCTTtgctgatgtcaattttactacgAATACCTTTGAATGTGTCCTTTTTCTATCAGGTCTCTGAGCTATATATTATGTCATTATGTTCATCCAGTGCCGCACACTCtaaatctcccatcttattttttagacttctggaaactgtatacatatatatttttcatttttgttgcctgCTTACTATTAGGTGATTTAGGTAATTTacaatcagcttttttttttttttttacatctccaCTGTCAGGATATACTACTTTCTAATAGAATCTTTTGTGGATATCTTGCTTTGAACCATGTGCTCTTGAGcgattgtcagctttcccccataaactagtttaaaaactgctctaccACTTTTGTCGTGCCAATAGCTGGGTGCCATTTTGGTGAAGGGAGTGCTCTCCTGCTGAAATAGGCTCCTCCTCCCAAAACGTTCCCCACTTCCTATTGAATCTGAAGCTGCCTCTCTACACCATTGTCTcatcatccatgcattgagactctgcaGCTCAGCCTGTGTCTAGGGGGCTGGGCAGGGACCTGGgagtatttctgagaatgcaagcCTGgagggttctggatttcagtttcccaCCTAGCATCTCCCtcttgcaccttcctatgtcattggacCACAACAATTGACTCCTCCCAGCGCACTCTAAAATCCATTCTAGGTGATAAGGGAAACCACTACTTTtacagcagacaggcaggttaccAAACGATCCTCACAGCTGCCAGCTGTTTTACTAAGGATCAAACCACCAGCAAAAATGACAGTCCTATCCCTACTCTCCTGCACATAGAGCCATGAAGATTCTGTACATCCTCAATGCAAGAGGATAACATCTACGGAGAACAGGTCCCAGCGACAGGGTCCCTACTCTCCTGCACACAGAGCCCTGAAGATTCTGTACATCCTCAATGCAAGAGGATAACATCTACGGAGAACAGGTCCCAGCGACAGGGTCCCTACTCTCCTGCACACAGAACCCTGAAGATTCTGTACATCCTCAATGCAAGAGGATAACATCTACGGAGAACAGGTCCCAGCGACAGGGTCCCTACTCTCCTGCACACAGAGCCCTGAAGATTCTGTGCATCCTCAATGCAAGAGGATAACATCTACGGAGAACAGGTCCAGCGACAGGGTCCCTACTCTCCTGCACACAGAGCCCTGAAGATTCTGTACATCCTCAATGCAAGAGGATAACATCTATGGAAAACAGGTCCCAGCGACAGGGTCCCTACTCTCCTGCACATAGAGCCCTGAAGATTCTGTGCATCCTCAATACAAGAGGATAACATCTACAGAGAACAGGTCCCAGCGACAGGGTCCCTACTCTCCTGCACATAGAGCCCTGAAGATTCTGTACATCCTCAATGCAAGAGGATAACATCTACGGAGAACAGGTCCCAGCGACAGGGTCCCTACTCTCCTGCACACAGAGCCCTGAAGATTCTGTACATCCTCAATGCAAGAGGATAACATCTATGGAGAACAGGTCCCAGCGACAGGAACACTTCCTGCCTCTGATAAGCAATGCTCTCTTTCCTGCTGACCAAAGTAGCATACAGAGTCTGTCTCTTATTCCTTTTTATCTGCCCTAGGTCCTCCAGGTCAGTCCCTCGAGCTTCCAGAAACCTTACTCGTTCTCCGCGTGCTAGGAGCTCtctgcactgggtgcacacaggaagaaaatcatacatgtggcactcagtgcaaaaagTCCACATCCCACTGCTGACTGAAAATGTAACATGTTACGTTGGAGTTCCAGCTAAACTCAGCAAACAAGGAGTTCTTGTAACCTTTCAGAGAGCAAGGAGAGGATATGTACAAGCAAGACATTTTCttacaggaaaggaaaaccaaaatTTAGGGAATGTCTATGAAAACAAGCAGTGGGTTGGGTAGGAGCAGACTAAGGTGCATAATCTCAGTGGCAGACTCTATTCAGACACAACAGATTAATAGAAccaaaagagagaaaatatatatatggaggggatcattttcaaaagaatttatgcacttaaaatggTCTTTTATTGTGAAAATGCATTGTAAgtgcataagtgggcttttgaaaattgctacgatatgtTACTTTTATGTGTGGAAATACATTTGAATATTACCCTCATATAGTTTAAATATGCCAGGCCACTAAACATTAGCACAAtttaaacaaggaaaaaaaataatttaaggcAGTTAGGCAACACCAATAAGCAAAATTCAAATGAGATAAACTGACCCCTTAGAATCTGACTCTCAAACCTAGCCTCCTGCATTTGCACGCATAAGTTGATGCAATAAGATTAATTCTAGCATTTTAAAAACTGTTCAGCTTCcattgcacagtttataaaatgccacgTGTTTCAGTACATGTGTATAATTTCAATGCAAGAATAtgcttactttctctacccattttatatgTGAAATAATTGTGACATTGCACAAACAcccggaggcaggtattttatggAGAGTGTGCgtttaccattttgaaaatacctgCGCATGTATTTGGAATCACTACTTCACCGATACTTCTGCCTGCTCACCCAGTCTTTTCCAGTTCATCTAGACTTTCCACCCAAAATCTACAGACAGCTCCGATTTCACTTGTGTGCATCAATTCTCAGGGGTAGAAGTGTAgaaataagtttggtaatgtatatgcTCTCACCTCTTTGAAAATAGCAACTACTGCAAGTACTTCAAAATCCCGCCCTGGAACGCCTTTTTCTCCCGGTAAAATGTATGAGCAAAACCGAAAATACACGCGCACTCTTGATGTTtgcaaaatagcatatacacatgtgCATATTGTTTTCCTGAGTACATGTTATTTTCACTCCTTGGCCTGCAGCTTCCTCAAGTCCCCTCTAAGAAGCAGAAGATGGGTTATACTTAAGTAAGAAATCCTATTGTCATATCCTGGctaattttatatttcatttgctAGTTCTTGCCAAAACAAAATTTTACAAAGTGTGCTAAATATTTGCTTTTGAATGCAGAACATTTGAGTCTTGAAGCAATCATGAAAGGAGCAAAGCATGTGGCGCATTTAACAGGTACGTGTATTGTGCAAGTTATAACTGGAAGGTTATCCtagaatcttatttatttatttaaaaatatttattgccTGCCCCCTCCAATCTTTCAGGGCAGGGCATCACAGTGCATACATAAATCAatagaaatgaaaacaaattctAAACAAGCATTTCCAGAAGCAGATGCAGAGCATAACTCAAGCTACTTGATGCAGATTCGGAATATCGACAGAGGAGAGCATGGGTAACTGCAGGAAAATAACGGAGTAGATGGGGGGTATCAAAGGCTTTTTTTACACAGATAAGTTTTTAGTGTTTCTTATATAACTTAAGAGTTCTGTAAGCTGTGTGCTTCTTGCATAAAACAGGGCTCACTATGAAGAAAGCCTTTCCGCAGGTTCCTGTTAGATGAACCATCCCTGGAGATAGAATGTCAAGGTTCTGAATTGATGAAGAAAGGGTACATAATGGAGTGTAAACCTTTAGGGTTACAGAGATCCAGAGGGGGGTGACATGATGTAATAAATTGTGAATTACAGCAGCCAATTTGTATAatctggaagccaatgtaagaaacagagaataggggtgatgtgactGTATAATTTGGCAGCGGTGAGTGTCCAAGAGGATGAATTATGAATCATTTGAATGGCTTAGTGCTTGTGCTGGAAGGCTGATGtataatgagttgcaataatgtAAGCATGAAAAAGTAGTGATTGAAGAACAGTTCACCAATCATTTGGATTGAGAAGTGGTGCTAAAAGCCATAACATGCAAAATTTCACAATAGAAGTTTGAACCACTTTGAACTGAGAGAACAGGGTCGATTATTACACCTAAATTATTGACTTTCACTGAGATAGGAATTGAATGATTAGCAGATGAGTGTAGCAGGAATATTATCACGATGGATACAGGTAAgaagtatgatttcagttttagcaATGTAAAGAGATAATTTATTGTGGTGTAAATAACTGTGAATTATAGAAAGACAGAGCAATGTGGATTGAGTGGTCAGAACCCAAGGAGTTCAAAGGAAACaagaattgtatatcatctaTGAATAACTTATAGTGAGCCCAAAAGATGGCAGAAAGGGTTAAATATACATCAAAAAGGCTGAGCCTTGGGCATTATCTGTCTGAATAGGATGCCAGCATGAGGTCTCATTAATTCTGATCTGCTGACAATAATGGggaaggtaggatttgaaccaagttAGATCAGCTCCTGTTATCTCTAGAGCAGAGAGAGTGCAACAGAATCTCATGGCTTACAGTGCCCAATGCTGATGAAATATCTAGGGTATAAACTGGGAGGCAGGGAGGTGGGAGAAGTGTGTTCTCTCAGAGATTATGATTTCCCTTACAGTTTGTGCTCACTATAACACAGAGGCTTTTAAACTGTGTAAAGAAAGCTGTCTGAATATCATTGAAGGCCTTGTTGCACTGTctccaccttgagatcatcagattgATCACTATCTGAGTCtagccccacccccacctctctGGAGCATGTTGCTCTCTTACACTTTTTTCTCCCCTAATGCATGCCCTTTAACCTTTTTGCATTGCCATTTAGTTGCTGACCACTCTTTGAACTTGCTTAGATTGCTCCTCGTTCTGCCTACTCCCTTGGGTGTGAGCACTCCCTTGTAGATCTTCGTTCACCTTTAACTTAGGGAGAGATTAGATTTTCCTAAATGAGatatttgtttggttttctaGACTGAGCCAAATCCAGATTCTCTGAACGGGCCAGGACTTTCTCAGAATccctgtgtgtgtggtggggtgaGGAACTGGAAGATTTCCTATGACCTAAGGAGTTCCCTCACATAACCTACAACGTTTGCCTCTAGCTAGATTTCAAAATGAGTATCCAACTAGTGAGTCACCCTTAAGGCATGACCTCTAAATATAGGTTACAGTCATACACAGTGTCCTGATTAGGCAAGTCTGGTAGTAGTCTGGACATCATCTGCTTGAAGAATCTATTTTCTAATCACTTTATCTACATAGCTACTAGTTTGTGCAGGACATTCTGCTAACGCCATCTTAATGTTTTGTTTCAGGCAGAAATAATACGCAAGCCTTGCTGATTGATTGGGATAGCAGAGGCCTCCTGTCATTTACTGCTGGTGTTGAGTATAAGAATGGAGGACTGATCGTTCCCCTGAATGGCCTGTACTTTGTCTATTCCAATGTGGATTTCCAGCAGCAGAGCTGTGAAAACACGCTTCTCAGACATCAAGTGCTGAGGAGGCTCCTGCTTTACCCAAACTACAGAGTCCTGATGGAAAGTATGAAGAAGAACTCCTGTGAGAAGAGCAGCCGATGGGCACAGAGCAGTTATCTGGGAGCAGTGTACAACTTAACCAAATCTGATGCTTTGTATGTCCATGTCTCCAATGTTGCTTTGGTCAATTTTGAAGGGTCAAAGACCTACTTTGGCTTGTACAAGCTTTAGTGCACACAGCACATTCAATCACAACTAAATACCTTCTACTGTGACTCTTAGGGAGGCTTCTGGGTAACGTAAAGGTGGATACCACCACTCCTCAGCTGACTGGCTATTCACAATGCATCTTTCCTTAACGCTCACGAATGCTTAGAAAAATCGAAGGCATTTCAAACCTTGCCCTCGTGGTTTGATGGGGAGGGGAAGTGATTACACTGCTAGTGAAATGAACTGTAATATACACAAGAggaaatttttaaaggagttgcGCGAGTACATGTAACACACACCAtcgtagcaatattcaaaagccatttactagaGTAGCGTGCACTTTGCAAGTAAATCCTAGGGATgagtcaatggcatatactgtagcaattttcaaaagcccccttgctcaagaaaatgttttttaaaatcaggacctCAGGTAGGAGTGAATACACACAGGCTCTGGCAGTGTAATTCCAAAGCTGTTAGCTTGGAGGATTTGCATAAAGCAGGGAATGCTGAAACTCAGGCCGTTGTTTACAAAAAGAGGAATATGTCTTAGGAAAAAGGGAGACAGGGTTTTAAGAAATGCTTTGGTAGCATCTGCAGGTTTGGGCTGTTACTCttggaggaattctgtgcaactGTGCCACACGGAAttggtgcagaattcccctcctgtgcagaatttggaTTAGAAGCCTAGCATTTGTGAGCTGAGGCCATCCCACTTGTAGTCAAGATTGTAGATGCTGGTAGGCTGCGAGGAGAGCCCATTCCTATTGTGGCCGATGATTGGCGAGGTCTGGAGGCCACAAGTGGAGTCCATCCCGTTTGCAGCGAAGTTATGAGATGCCCGGGATAGATGACTGAGCCCATTCTGCCTACAGCTGTGAGCATGTGAGCCTgttgtgtgtggggagagagagagaggaagggtgcgtgtgtatgtgaatgagagcctgtgaaaggtagtgtgtgtaagagactggGAGCTGTGTGCGATGAGGGAGTGTTTGAGAGAGGagtgtgcgtgtttgtgtgtgagagaaggagtcTATGTGaagaagtgtatgtgtgtgagatagagggaGCCTATGAAGGGGTATATGAGGGTTTGTGTGCAAGACAGGGAGGGAGcctgaatg contains these protein-coding regions:
- the LOC115100101 gene encoding tumor necrosis factor ligand superfamily member 6-like; the protein is MKGAKHVAHLTGRNNTQALLIDWDSRGLLSFTAGVEYKNGGLIVPLNGLYFVYSNVDFQQQSCENTLLRHQVLRRLLLYPNYRVLMESMKKNSCEKSSRWAQSSYLGAVYNLTKSDALYVHVSNVALVNFEGSKTYFGLYKL